The DNA window CCGACAAGGATCCGCCGTTCGATCCGGCCGGCGGCTCCAGCGGCTTCGACATCAGCCAGTACAACCTGCGCGGTCAGTTCGTTTCGCTGGGCGCGCGCTACCGGTTCTGATTGAACAGCAGGGGCGGCGGTGATGCGCCGCCCCGTTCGCGTTGCCGGCCAGCGGCCGGCTCTACAGGAGTGTGCGGACCAACGGTCCGCACCCACCGAAGGCCGGGCCATGCCCGGCGTGGCGGCATCAACGGCTCAGGTGCAGGAACTGCAGGTGCCGTTCGTACTGGCTGATGATGTCGTTGATGATCTGCTTGCGGTTGTAACCGACCAGGTCGTAATCCTGGCTGCCCTCGTACAGATGTACTTCGGCACGGTAGTAGCGCTGGTTGCGCAGCTGCTGCGCGGCGAAGGACGGGGTCAGGTAGCCACTGAGGATCACCCGGTACAGGAAGTCCTGCTGCTCGCCGTGGTTGACCGACAGTTCCATGTCGCCCGCTTCGAAGCGAGTCTGCACGTCCCAGCCCTGCTCACCCAGCTGCTCGGCCACCGCCTCCATCGCCGGCTTCACCGTGTCGTCCATGAAGCGGTACACCTGGTCGCGTACCGGGAAGTTCATGGCCTGGGTCAGGCGCTGGCGCCAGCCCTGGTGGTGGCGATCATCGCCGATCAGCGGCGATGGCCTGAACTGCTGCGCGCGCTTGCGGTGCGACTCGTCACTGAAGGCACGGGTCAGGCCCCACATCATCAACAGCAGCACCGCCGAGAACGGCAACGATGCCAGCACCACCGCTGATTTCAAGGCATCGATGCTGCCGGCCAGCAGCAGGCCAGCGGTCAGCACCGCGATCACCGTGCCCCAGAACACACGCAGCCAGCGCGGGCCATCGTCCTCTGGCGCGCCGCCATGCGAGGACAGCGTGGACAGCACCACCGCGCCGGAATCGGCGGACGTCACGAAGAAGATGAAGCTGACCAGCACGGTCACCCCGATCACCGCCTTGCTCCACGGGTAGCCATCCAGCAGCGCATACAGCACCGTCGGTGGATCATCCACCGCCAGCTGCGCCAACTGCTGCTGGCCATGGTGCAGCACCTGGTCCAGCGCGCTGTTGCCGAAGATCGACAGCCACGCCAGGGTGAAACCCAGCGGAATCAGCAGCACGCCGAACACGAATTCGCGGATGGTGCGGCCGCGCGAGATGCGCGCGATGAACAGGCCGACGAACGGCGCCCAGCCGATCCACCAGGCCCAGTAGAACACCGTCCAGCCGCCCAGCCATTCCGGACGGCCACCATAGGCGTACACGTCGAAACTCTTGCCTACCACGCTGCCCAGGTAATCGCCCAGGTTCTGCATCAGCGTACTGAGCAGGTACTGGGTGGGGCCGGCGCACAGCATGAACAGCACCAGCGCGATCGCCAGCAGCATGTTGATGTTGGCCATCCAGCGCACGCCCTTCTCCACCCCGGACACCGCCACTGCGACGGCCGCGCCCATCATCGCCACCACCAGCAGGATCTGCACCAGGTTGGAGTGCGGCACATTGAACAGGTGCGACAGGCCGGCGTTGAGATGCAGCACGCCGAAGCCCATGTCCGCACCGATGCCGAACACCGTGGCGACGATACCCAAGGCGTCGACGGTGTAACCGATCGGGCCGTTGATGCGCTTGCCGATCAGGGGATACAGCGCCGAGCGCAAGGCCAATGGCAGGTTGTGCCGGTAGGCGAAATAGGCCATCGCCATCGCCGCCAGCGCGAACACGCCCCAGCCATGCAGGCCCCAGTGCAGGAACAGCAGCTGCATGGCCTGGCGTGCACCGGCTTCGCCCGCTGCGCCATCACCCTGTGGCGGCTGCAGGTAGTGGGTCAGCGGTTCGGAAACGCAGAAGAAGAACAGGGTGATGCTGATGCCTGCAGCGAACAGCATGCCGGCCCAGGAGAGGTAGCTGAACTCCGGTTCGTCATGGTCGGCACCGAGCTTGATACCGCCGTACTTGGACAACGCCACGCCGACCACGAACACCAGGTACAGGGTCATCGCCAGCAGGTAGTACCAGCCGACGTTGAGGGCGGCCCAGTCCTGCGCCTTGACCAGCAGGCGACCGGCGCCGAGTGGAAACAGGCTGACGAACAGTGCGAAGGCAACGACAACGATCGCCGCGAAGGCGAAGACGGGCCGCAGGGTTCGCACCGGCTGATGTTGAGGCTCCAGTGCTTCCATGGGCAGCCATCTCCGGATCGATCAGAAAGTAAGCCGGCGGATTCTGGATGAACAGCAGTGGACACAGGATGAAGTCGTGGCACCGCGCAGGCATGATCCTGCCCCCATCCGTGTTACTCGCGCGCCTGCACGGCGCGCGCGCCGCTCCGGCCTTACTGCATCACATGCACGGCGCACAGCTTGTTGCCGTCCGGATCACGCAGGTAGGCCAGGTACAACTGGCGCCCTGCCTTCTGCCGCACGCCAGCCGGGTCTTCCACCGCAGTACCGCCATGGGCCACGCCCGCTTCCTGCCAGGCATGCACCGCCTGTGGGTCTGCCAGCGCAAAGCCGATGGTGCCACCGTTGGCGTGGCATGCCGCCTGTCCATCGATGGGCGGAATGACCATGAACATGCGCCCATCCTTGATGTAGACCAGCTTGCCCTCGTCATCGAACACGCCTGTGCGGGCGCCGACGGCGGTGAACAACGCATCGTAGAAGCGACGGGAGATCTCCATGTCGTTGGTTCCGACGGTGACGTGACTGAACATGCGGGCACTCCGTTGCGGGAAAGCCCAAGTGTCGGCCACCGCATCGACGACGGCAACGGCGCCGGCCGCCGTGGGTTTGTCGCGGGCGCCTTCACGCGACTATAATGGGAATCATTCTCATTGACGATTGAATCCGATGGCCGTGCCCGCCACCTCCAGCTCCGTGCTGGCGGGGTTCTACCGCGAACACCACGGCTGGCTGCTGGGCTGGCTGCGGCGGCGCACCCACAATGCCGAGTGCGCGGCCGACCTGACCCAGGACACCTTCGTACGCCTGCTCAGCCGCCGAGTGGACCCTGCCGAGCTGCGCCTGCCACGCGCCTACCTGACCACCATCGCCCACGCGCTGCTGGTCAACCACTGGCAGCGCGCCGATCTGGAGCGGGCCTATCTGGCGGCACTGGCAGCACAACCGGAGCCGGTGCATCCCTCCGCCGAAGAACGCACCCAGGCGCTGCAACTGCTGCATGCCATCGCCGACATGCTGCAGGGCCTGCCCGAGCGGCCGCGGCGCGCCTTCCTCATGGCGCGACTCTCCGGCATGGGCTATGCGCAGATCGGCCAGCAGCTGGGCGTCTCCGAACGGATGGTCAAGAAGTACATGGCGCAGGCCATGCTGCATTGCCTGCAGCTCAGCGGCGACCTCCCGGCATGAGCCAAGGTATCGCCTATCCGGCGCTTGAACAGGCCGCCGAGTGGTTCGCGTTGCGCCAGCAGGGCGCCTGGAGTGGCGACGATCAATGCCGCTGGGAAGCGTGGCTGCGCGAGCATGCCGAACACGCCCGTGCATGGCAGCGGGTCGAATCCATCTGGACCTCGTTTGCTCCGCTGGCGCCGCATGCAGCCGCGCAGGCCCTGGATGCAGCGGGCCGTCGTCGTCGTCGCGCCCTGCGCGGCATCGGCAGCGCGTTGGGGCTGGGAGCGCTCTCGCTGCTCGGCCTGCAGGGCCTGCAATCGCAGCGGCAACGACTACCGCTGCGCACCGCGGCAGGACATACCGGCGCGTGGACCCTGCGCGACGGCAGCCAGCTGTGGCTCAACGCCGACAGCGAAGTCGTCGTCGATGTCGCCGAAGGCCGTCGTGCCCTGTACCTGCTGCAGGGCGAACTGCTGCTGCAGACCGGGCATGCGCCGGCCTACGCCCATCTGCCATTGACCGTACACACCGCCGGCGCCCGCCTGCAGCCGATGGGGACGCGCTTTGCGGTCGGCCGCTGCGGACCGGACAGTCGGCTGGATGTGTTCGAAGGTGCGGTCCGTTGTCTGCCCCTGCTGGGCACGGCGCTGGACGTGGTTGCCGGTAGCGGGGCGCGCATTGGTGCATTGGGTGCACTGCAGCCCGTGGCTGCCGATCCGTTGCGCGGTGACTGGACCGACGGCCGCCTGCAGGTTACCGACACGCCATTGCTGCGGGTGGTCGATGAACTGGCACGCCATCACCGCGGTTACCTGGGCTGCGACCCGCGCGTGGCGGCGCTGAAGGTGACCGCGGTGCTGCCGCGGCTGGACAGCCTGCAGGCACTGCCGTTGCTGGCGCGCGCCCTGCCGATCCGCATCGAGCAACGCTGGCCCTGGTGGACCGTGCTGCGCCCAGCCTGATCGCGTGGTTCCCTTTTCTGCCGCTCACCGGGCAGTACAGGAGAACCCATTGCGGAACACCGCCCCATGACGTCCCCCCGCCCCCTTCCCTCCCCTCGCCCACTGACACTGGCACTGTGCCTGGCCATCACCGTGCCTGCCGTCCTGCCAGCCAGTGCGCATGCACAGAACGCCGCCGCAACAGTCAGCCAGTGGCGCATCGCTGCCGGTCCGCTCGACCAGGCCCTCACCGCCTTCGGGCAGCAATCTGGCCTCAACGTTGCCGTCGATGCGCGCCTGACCCGTGGCCTGCGCAGCCCCGGCGTGCAGCGCGCGGAGTCGGTGGATGCGGCACTGTCGCAGCTGCTGGCCGGCACCGGGCTCACCTTCCAGCGCGATGCCGATGGTGTCGTGCTGC is part of the Stenotrophomonas lactitubi genome and encodes:
- the betT gene encoding choline BCCT transporter BetT, with product MEALEPQHQPVRTLRPVFAFAAIVVVAFALFVSLFPLGAGRLLVKAQDWAALNVGWYYLLAMTLYLVFVVGVALSKYGGIKLGADHDEPEFSYLSWAGMLFAAGISITLFFFCVSEPLTHYLQPPQGDGAAGEAGARQAMQLLFLHWGLHGWGVFALAAMAMAYFAYRHNLPLALRSALYPLIGKRINGPIGYTVDALGIVATVFGIGADMGFGVLHLNAGLSHLFNVPHSNLVQILLVVAMMGAAVAVAVSGVEKGVRWMANINMLLAIALVLFMLCAGPTQYLLSTLMQNLGDYLGSVVGKSFDVYAYGGRPEWLGGWTVFYWAWWIGWAPFVGLFIARISRGRTIREFVFGVLLIPLGFTLAWLSIFGNSALDQVLHHGQQQLAQLAVDDPPTVLYALLDGYPWSKAVIGVTVLVSFIFFVTSADSGAVVLSTLSSHGGAPEDDGPRWLRVFWGTVIAVLTAGLLLAGSIDALKSAVVLASLPFSAVLLLMMWGLTRAFSDESHRKRAQQFRPSPLIGDDRHHQGWRQRLTQAMNFPVRDQVYRFMDDTVKPAMEAVAEQLGEQGWDVQTRFEAGDMELSVNHGEQQDFLYRVILSGYLTPSFAAQQLRNQRYYRAEVHLYEGSQDYDLVGYNRKQIINDIISQYERHLQFLHLSR
- a CDS encoding VOC family protein, with amino-acid sequence MFSHVTVGTNDMEISRRFYDALFTAVGARTGVFDDEGKLVYIKDGRMFMVIPPIDGQAACHANGGTIGFALADPQAVHAWQEAGVAHGGTAVEDPAGVRQKAGRQLYLAYLRDPDGNKLCAVHVMQ
- a CDS encoding sigma-70 family RNA polymerase sigma factor produces the protein MAVPATSSSVLAGFYREHHGWLLGWLRRRTHNAECAADLTQDTFVRLLSRRVDPAELRLPRAYLTTIAHALLVNHWQRADLERAYLAALAAQPEPVHPSAEERTQALQLLHAIADMLQGLPERPRRAFLMARLSGMGYAQIGQQLGVSERMVKKYMAQAMLHCLQLSGDLPA
- a CDS encoding FecR family protein, whose translation is MSQGIAYPALEQAAEWFALRQQGAWSGDDQCRWEAWLREHAEHARAWQRVESIWTSFAPLAPHAAAQALDAAGRRRRRALRGIGSALGLGALSLLGLQGLQSQRQRLPLRTAAGHTGAWTLRDGSQLWLNADSEVVVDVAEGRRALYLLQGELLLQTGHAPAYAHLPLTVHTAGARLQPMGTRFAVGRCGPDSRLDVFEGAVRCLPLLGTALDVVAGSGARIGALGALQPVAADPLRGDWTDGRLQVTDTPLLRVVDELARHHRGYLGCDPRVAALKVTAVLPRLDSLQALPLLARALPIRIEQRWPWWTVLRPA